A single region of the Glycine max cultivar Williams 82 chromosome 20, Glycine_max_v4.0, whole genome shotgun sequence genome encodes:
- the LOC102661869 gene encoding umecyanin has translation MARNVGLNMIGYSTIAMVFIIGVTKATEYMVGDNFGWNVPSYESFYMDWARTKRFHVGDKLIFSWSGEHSLGIRKDDIYYENCSTSLEGGLTYIFNGATINYTIVSTPGPVYFICTVDDHCERGQKFRINVSAAPALSFGILSAFLSSLAVYFCFTVTS, from the exons atggCAAGGAACGTGGGTTTAAATATGATAGGATACTCCACCATTGCAATGGTTTTCATAATTGGTGTAACTAAAGCAACAGAATATATGGTTGGTGACAACTTCGGATGGAACGTTCCCTCCTATGAGAGCTTCTATATGGACTGGGCTAGAACCAAGAGATTCCATGTTGGTGACAAACTCA TTTTCAGCTGGAGCGGAGAGCATTCGTTGGGAATTAGGAAAGACGATATTTATTACGAGAATTGCAGCACCAGCTTAGAAGGTGGTCTCACGTACATATTTAATGGTGCAACGATAAATTATACTATTGTTTCTACACCTGGGCCTGTCTATTTCATCTGCACAGTTGACGATCACTGTGAAAGAGGCCAGAAGTTTAGAATCAATGTGTCTGCTGCTCCTGCACTATCGTTTGGAATCTTATCTGCATTTCTCTCTAGCTTGGCTGTGTATTTCTGCTTCACCGTTACCAGTTAG